The following proteins are co-located in the Pararge aegeria chromosome 3, ilParAegt1.1, whole genome shotgun sequence genome:
- the LOC120636848 gene encoding stathmin-2-B isoform X4: protein MLIGLVRDSVMQCFCHSCRAPVLPAAHRRSAPVKKPVGKPRTKQPKKVKFITTEIRCQEMSKGGLAYEVILAEPVGLPAPRRADSPEKTPSVEEIQEKLKAAEERRRSLEASRMAAIAQKMQKIEEASRIRSEQTNNFIVATKEALDAKMDSHEEKREAYINELRARLKDHLEGVEKTRLTLEQQTSEVYKAIEDKMNTAADKRDENIKKMLERLREHEEQVRKVRAGNQEKFLQLESSIQDKLQQAADRRLQLEAEQREKLRNHERRAEMVRQNKSARAESEAPTSG from the exons ATGCTGATAGGACTAGTTCGGGATTCGGTGATGCAGTGCTTCTGCCACTCATGCCGCGCGCCAGTATTGCCAGCAG CCCACCGAAGGTCTGCGCCAGTCAAGAAACCGGTCGGGAAACCGAGGACTAAACAGCCCAAGAAAGTTAAATTTATCA CTACTGAAATCCGCTGCCAAGAGATGTCGAAGGGTGGGCTAGCGTACGAGGTGATCCTGGCGGAACCCGTGGGACTTCCGGCGCCCCGCCGCGCTGACTCCCCCGAGAAGACGCCGTCCGTTGAGGAGATCCAGGAAAAACTGAAGGCAGCCGAGGAGAGGAGACGT AGTCTTGAGGCTAGTAGAATGGCGGCCATTGCGCAGAAAATGCAGAAAATTGAGGAGGCGTCGCGCATCCGAAGCGAGCAGACCAACAACTTCATCGTGGCGACAAAGGAGGCGCTCGATGCCAAGATGGACTCCCACGAGGAGAAGCGTGAGGCGTACATCAATGAGCTGCGTGCGCGTCTGAAGGACCATCTTGAAGGCGTCGAAAAGACCAG GTTGACCCTGGAGCAGCAGACGTCTGAAGTATACAAGGCGATCGAGGACAAAATGAACACAGCGGCCGACAAACGTGACGAGAACATCAAGAAGATGCTGGAGCGCCTCCGAGAACAC GAGGAGCAAGTACGCAAAGTGCGAGCGGGCAACCAGGAGAAGTTCTTACAGCTGGAGAGCTCGATCCAGGATAAGTTGCAGCAGGCAGCCGACCGCCGCCTGCAGCTGGAGGCCGAGCAGAGGGAGAAGTTGCGCAACCAC GAGCGACGCGCAGAGATGGTGCGACAGAACAAGAGCGCACGCGCCGAGAGTGAGGCGCCAACCTCCGGCTAG
- the LOC120636848 gene encoding stress response protein NST1 isoform X1, producing the protein MLIGLVRDSVMQCFCHSCRAPVLPAAHRRSAPVKKPVGKPRTKQPKKVKFITTEIRCQEMSKGGLAYEVILAEPVGLPAPRRADSPEKTPSVEEIQEKLKAAEERRRSLEASRMAAIAQKMQKIEEASRIRSEQTNNFIVATKEALDAKMDSHEEKREAYINELRARLKDHLEGVEKTRLTLEQQTSEVYKAIEDKMNTAADKRDENIKKMLERLREHEEQVRKVRAGNQEKFLQLESSIQDKLQQAADRRLQLEAEQREKLRNHNNKLLEVRSTLSAKVEEITTSIETKLTAAEQKREKEIQKKLDFVKKEERRAEMVRQNKSARAESEAPTSG; encoded by the exons ATGCTGATAGGACTAGTTCGGGATTCGGTGATGCAGTGCTTCTGCCACTCATGCCGCGCGCCAGTATTGCCAGCAG CCCACCGAAGGTCTGCGCCAGTCAAGAAACCGGTCGGGAAACCGAGGACTAAACAGCCCAAGAAAGTTAAATTTATCA CTACTGAAATCCGCTGCCAAGAGATGTCGAAGGGTGGGCTAGCGTACGAGGTGATCCTGGCGGAACCCGTGGGACTTCCGGCGCCCCGCCGCGCTGACTCCCCCGAGAAGACGCCGTCCGTTGAGGAGATCCAGGAAAAACTGAAGGCAGCCGAGGAGAGGAGACGT AGTCTTGAGGCTAGTAGAATGGCGGCCATTGCGCAGAAAATGCAGAAAATTGAGGAGGCGTCGCGCATCCGAAGCGAGCAGACCAACAACTTCATCGTGGCGACAAAGGAGGCGCTCGATGCCAAGATGGACTCCCACGAGGAGAAGCGTGAGGCGTACATCAATGAGCTGCGTGCGCGTCTGAAGGACCATCTTGAAGGCGTCGAAAAGACCAG GTTGACCCTGGAGCAGCAGACGTCTGAAGTATACAAGGCGATCGAGGACAAAATGAACACAGCGGCCGACAAACGTGACGAGAACATCAAGAAGATGCTGGAGCGCCTCCGAGAACAC GAGGAGCAAGTACGCAAAGTGCGAGCGGGCAACCAGGAGAAGTTCTTACAGCTGGAGAGCTCGATCCAGGATAAGTTGCAGCAGGCAGCCGACCGCCGCCTGCAGCTGGAGGCCGAGCAGAGGGAGAAGTTGCGCAACCAC AACAATAAGCTCCTGGAGGTGAGATCCACGTTGTCGGCCAAGGTGGAGGAGATCACGACGAGCATTGAGACCAAGCTCACAGCCGCGGAGCAAAAAAGGGAAAAGGAAATACAAAAGAAGTTGGACTTTGTTAAGAAAGAG GAGCGACGCGCAGAGATGGTGCGACAGAACAAGAGCGCACGCGCCGAGAGTGAGGCGCCAACCTCCGGCTAG
- the LOC120636848 gene encoding stress response protein NST1 isoform X2 → MISHSNIAHRRSAPVKKPVGKPRTKQPKKVKFITTEIRCQEMSKGGLAYEVILAEPVGLPAPRRADSPEKTPSVEEIQEKLKAAEERRRSLEASRMAAIAQKMQKIEEASRIRSEQTNNFIVATKEALDAKMDSHEEKREAYINELRARLKDHLEGVEKTRLTLEQQTSEVYKAIEDKMNTAADKRDENIKKMLERLREHEEQVRKVRAGNQEKFLQLESSIQDKLQQAADRRLQLEAEQREKLRNHNNKLLEVRSTLSAKVEEITTSIETKLTAAEQKREKEIQKKLDFVKKEERRAEMVRQNKSARAESEAPTSG, encoded by the exons ATGATTTCTCATTCaaatattg CCCACCGAAGGTCTGCGCCAGTCAAGAAACCGGTCGGGAAACCGAGGACTAAACAGCCCAAGAAAGTTAAATTTATCA CTACTGAAATCCGCTGCCAAGAGATGTCGAAGGGTGGGCTAGCGTACGAGGTGATCCTGGCGGAACCCGTGGGACTTCCGGCGCCCCGCCGCGCTGACTCCCCCGAGAAGACGCCGTCCGTTGAGGAGATCCAGGAAAAACTGAAGGCAGCCGAGGAGAGGAGACGT AGTCTTGAGGCTAGTAGAATGGCGGCCATTGCGCAGAAAATGCAGAAAATTGAGGAGGCGTCGCGCATCCGAAGCGAGCAGACCAACAACTTCATCGTGGCGACAAAGGAGGCGCTCGATGCCAAGATGGACTCCCACGAGGAGAAGCGTGAGGCGTACATCAATGAGCTGCGTGCGCGTCTGAAGGACCATCTTGAAGGCGTCGAAAAGACCAG GTTGACCCTGGAGCAGCAGACGTCTGAAGTATACAAGGCGATCGAGGACAAAATGAACACAGCGGCCGACAAACGTGACGAGAACATCAAGAAGATGCTGGAGCGCCTCCGAGAACAC GAGGAGCAAGTACGCAAAGTGCGAGCGGGCAACCAGGAGAAGTTCTTACAGCTGGAGAGCTCGATCCAGGATAAGTTGCAGCAGGCAGCCGACCGCCGCCTGCAGCTGGAGGCCGAGCAGAGGGAGAAGTTGCGCAACCAC AACAATAAGCTCCTGGAGGTGAGATCCACGTTGTCGGCCAAGGTGGAGGAGATCACGACGAGCATTGAGACCAAGCTCACAGCCGCGGAGCAAAAAAGGGAAAAGGAAATACAAAAGAAGTTGGACTTTGTTAAGAAAGAG GAGCGACGCGCAGAGATGGTGCGACAGAACAAGAGCGCACGCGCCGAGAGTGAGGCGCCAACCTCCGGCTAG
- the LOC120636848 gene encoding stress response protein NST1 isoform X3 — translation MEVENKSTEIRCQEMSKGGLAYEVILAEPVGLPAPRRADSPEKTPSVEEIQEKLKAAEERRRSLEASRMAAIAQKMQKIEEASRIRSEQTNNFIVATKEALDAKMDSHEEKREAYINELRARLKDHLEGVEKTRLTLEQQTSEVYKAIEDKMNTAADKRDENIKKMLERLREHEEQVRKVRAGNQEKFLQLESSIQDKLQQAADRRLQLEAEQREKLRNHNNKLLEVRSTLSAKVEEITTSIETKLTAAEQKREKEIQKKLDFVKKEERRAEMVRQNKSARAESEAPTSG, via the exons CTACTGAAATCCGCTGCCAAGAGATGTCGAAGGGTGGGCTAGCGTACGAGGTGATCCTGGCGGAACCCGTGGGACTTCCGGCGCCCCGCCGCGCTGACTCCCCCGAGAAGACGCCGTCCGTTGAGGAGATCCAGGAAAAACTGAAGGCAGCCGAGGAGAGGAGACGT AGTCTTGAGGCTAGTAGAATGGCGGCCATTGCGCAGAAAATGCAGAAAATTGAGGAGGCGTCGCGCATCCGAAGCGAGCAGACCAACAACTTCATCGTGGCGACAAAGGAGGCGCTCGATGCCAAGATGGACTCCCACGAGGAGAAGCGTGAGGCGTACATCAATGAGCTGCGTGCGCGTCTGAAGGACCATCTTGAAGGCGTCGAAAAGACCAG GTTGACCCTGGAGCAGCAGACGTCTGAAGTATACAAGGCGATCGAGGACAAAATGAACACAGCGGCCGACAAACGTGACGAGAACATCAAGAAGATGCTGGAGCGCCTCCGAGAACAC GAGGAGCAAGTACGCAAAGTGCGAGCGGGCAACCAGGAGAAGTTCTTACAGCTGGAGAGCTCGATCCAGGATAAGTTGCAGCAGGCAGCCGACCGCCGCCTGCAGCTGGAGGCCGAGCAGAGGGAGAAGTTGCGCAACCAC AACAATAAGCTCCTGGAGGTGAGATCCACGTTGTCGGCCAAGGTGGAGGAGATCACGACGAGCATTGAGACCAAGCTCACAGCCGCGGAGCAAAAAAGGGAAAAGGAAATACAAAAGAAGTTGGACTTTGTTAAGAAAGAG GAGCGACGCGCAGAGATGGTGCGACAGAACAAGAGCGCACGCGCCGAGAGTGAGGCGCCAACCTCCGGCTAG